A single genomic interval of Pithys albifrons albifrons isolate INPA30051 chromosome 11, PitAlb_v1, whole genome shotgun sequence harbors:
- the ECE2 gene encoding endothelin-converting enzyme 2 isoform X2 codes for MARMNVALQELGHAMPNYKRATLQDEEGPEPAGDGSASPDSVEVGFQKGPGTLLSHLTSRSQLELVLCAIAISLALLLGIAVVTLAIQYQRDPSHSTCLTAACVRVASKILEALDTETDPCQDFYQYSCGGWIRRNPLPNGRSKWSTFNSIWDQNQAIMKHLLENATFNSSSEAERKTQRYYLSCLKEQRIEELGSQPLMELIDKIGGWNITGSWNQTSFMEVLKSVSGTYRATPFFTVYVGADSKSSNSNIIQVDQSGLFLPSRDYYLNKTANERVLAAYLDYMVELGTLLGGTPEPTRLQMQQVLDFETQLANITVPQAERRDDEKIYHKMSIAELQVLAPAIDWLDYLSYSLAPLELADTEPVVVYGDTYLQQVSDLINDTDRSTLNNYLIWNLVQKTASSLDQRFETAQERLLETLYGTRKSCTPRWQTCISNTDDTLGFALGSLFVKATFDRDSKAIAEEMISEIRTAFEVSLDQLDWMDEKTRQAAKEKADAIYDMIGFPDFILDNKELDDVYDGYEVSEDSFFQNMLNFYNFSAKVMADQLRKPPNRDQWSMTPQTVNAYYLPTKNGIVFPAGILQAPFYAHNHPKALNFGGIGVVMGHELTHAFDDQGREYDKEGNLRPWWQNSSLEAFKNRTACMTEQYGRYTVHSEKVNGRQTLGENIADNGGLKAAYNAYKSWLEKNGEEKRLPALGLTNHQLFFVGFAQVWCSVRTPESSHEGLVTDPHSPDKYRVIGTLSNSRDFVEHFGCPLGSPMNPGKHCEVW; via the exons ATGGCCAGGATGAACGTGGCCCTCCAGGAGCTCGGACACGCC ATGCCCAACTACAAGCGTGCCACCCTGCAGGATGAGGAGGGGCCTGAGCCAGCAGGAGATGGCAGTGCCTCTCCTGACAGCGTGGAG gtggGGTTCCAGAAGGGGCCAGGGACACTGCTGAGCCACCTGACCTCCCGCAGCCAGCTGGAGCTGGTGCTCTGTGCCATCGCCatctccctggctctgctgcttggCATCGCTGTTGTCACACTGGCCATTCAGTACCAGAGAG ATCCCTCTCACAGCACGTGCCTGACGGCTGCCTGCGTTCGGGTGGCCAGCAAGATCCTGGAGGCCCTGGATACAGAGACGGACCCATGCCAGGACTTCTACCAGTACTCATGTGGGGGCTGGATCAGGAGGAACCCATTGCCCAATGGGCGTTCCAAGTGGAGCACCTTCAACAGTATCTGGGACCAGAATCAGGCCATCATGAAGCATCTCCTAG AGAACGCCACCTTCAACTCCAGCAGTGAGGCAGAGCGGAAGACACAGCGGTACTACCTGTCCTGCCTCAAGGAACAAAGGATAGAGGAGCTGGGCTCCCAGCCCCTCATGGAACTCATCGACAAG ATTGGGGGATGGAACATCACTGGCTCCTGGAACCAAACCAGCTTCATGGAGGTACTCAAGAGCGTGTCAGGCACGTATCGTGCAACTCCCTTCTTCACAGTGTACGTGGGTGCAGACTCCAAGAGCTCCAATAGCAACATCATCCAG GTGGACCAGTCGGGCCTTTTCCTCCCATCCCGGGATTACTATCTGAACAAGACTGCCAATGAGAGG GTTCTGGCAGCATACCTGGACTACATGGTGGAGCTGGGCACGCTGCTGGGGGGCACCCCAGAGCCCACACGCCTCCAGATGCAGCAGGTACTGGACTTTGAAACCCAGCTGGCCAACATCACGGTGCCCCAGGCTGAGCGGCGGGATGACGAGAAGATCTACCACAAGATGAGCATTGCCGAGctgcag GTGCTGGCCCCTGCCATTGACTGGCTGGATTACCTGTCCTACTCCCTGGCCCCACTGGAGCTGGCAGACACAGAGCCCGTGGTAGTGTATGGGGACACCTACCTCCAGCAGGTCTCTGACCTCATCAATGACACTGACAGGAG CACCTTGAACAACTACCTGATCTGGAACCTGGTGCAGAAGACAGCATCCAGCCTAGACCAGCGCTTTGAGACAGCCCAGGAGAGGCTGCTGGAGACACTCTACGGCACCAGGAAG TCCTGCACACCCCGCTGGCAAACCTGCATCTCCAACACGGATGACACACTGGGCTTTGCCCTGGGCTCCCTCTTCGTCAAAGCCACCTTTGACCGGGACAGCAAAGCCATC gctgAGGAGATGATTAGTGAGATCCGGACAGCTTTTGAAGTGTCTCTGGACCAGCTGGACTGGATGGATGAGAAGACCAGGCAGGCAGCAAAGGAGAAG GCAGATGCCATATATGACATGATTGGTTTCCCCGACTTCATCCTGGACAACAAGGAGCTGGACGATGTCTATGATGGG TATGAGGTCTCTGAAGACTCCTTCTTCCAGAACATGCTCAACTTCTACAACTTCTCTGCCAAAGTGATGGCTGACCAGCTCCGGAAACCCCCCAACCGTGACCA GTGGAGCATGACCCCACAGACCGTCAACGCTTACTACCTGCCCACCAAGAATGGGATCGTCTTCCCAGCTGGTATCCTGCAGGCCCCCTTCTATGCCCACAACCATCCCAA AGCCCTTAATTTTGGTGGCATCGGCGTGGTGATGGGGCATGAACTGACCCATGCATTCGACGACCAAG GACGAGAGTACGACAAGGAGGGAAACCTGCGGCCATGGTGGCAGAACTCGTCCCTGGAGGCTTTCAAGAACCGGACGGCATGTATGACGGAGCAGTACGGCCGCTACACCGTCCACAGCGAGAAGGTCAATGGGCGGCAGACGCTGGGCGAGAACATCGCTGACAACGGCGGGCTCAAGGCAGCCTACAAC GCGTACAAGTCCTGGCTGGAGAAGAACGGAGAGGAGAAGCGcctgccagctctggggctcACTAACCACCAGCTTTTTTTCGTGGGCTTTGCGCAG GTGTGGTGCTCCGTCCGGACGCCCGAGAGCTCCCATGAAGGGCTGGTGACCGACCCCCACAGCCCCGACAAGTATCGTGTCATCGGCACTCTCAGCAACTCCCGGGACTTTGTCGAACATTTCGGCTGCCCCCTGGGCTCCCCCATGAACCCCGGCAAGCACTGTGAGGTGTGGTAG
- the ECE2 gene encoding endothelin-converting enzyme 2 isoform X3, whose amino-acid sequence MARMNVALQELGHAQMPNYKRATLQDEEGPEPAGDGSASPDSVEVGFQKGPGTLLSHLTSRSQLELVLCAIAISLALLLGIAVVTLAIQYQRDPSHSTCLTAACVRVASKILEALDTETDPCQDFYQYSCGGWIRRNPLPNGRSKWSTFNSIWDQNQAIMKHLLENATFNSSSEAERKTQRYYLSCLKEQRIEELGSQPLMELIDKIGGWNITGSWNQTSFMEVLKSVSGTYRATPFFTVYVGADSKSSNSNIIQVDQSGLFLPSRDYYLNKTANERVLAAYLDYMVELGTLLGGTPEPTRLQMQQVLAPAIDWLDYLSYSLAPLELADTEPVVVYGDTYLQQVSDLINDTDRSTLNNYLIWNLVQKTASSLDQRFETAQERLLETLYGTRKSCTPRWQTCISNTDDTLGFALGSLFVKATFDRDSKAIAEEMISEIRTAFEVSLDQLDWMDEKTRQAAKEKADAIYDMIGFPDFILDNKELDDVYDGYEVSEDSFFQNMLNFYNFSAKVMADQLRKPPNRDQWSMTPQTVNAYYLPTKNGIVFPAGILQAPFYAHNHPKALNFGGIGVVMGHELTHAFDDQGREYDKEGNLRPWWQNSSLEAFKNRTACMTEQYGRYTVHSEKVNGRQTLGENIADNGGLKAAYNAYKSWLEKNGEEKRLPALGLTNHQLFFVGFAQVWCSVRTPESSHEGLVTDPHSPDKYRVIGTLSNSRDFVEHFGCPLGSPMNPGKHCEVW is encoded by the exons ATGGCCAGGATGAACGTGGCCCTCCAGGAGCTCGGACACGCC CAGATGCCCAACTACAAGCGTGCCACCCTGCAGGATGAGGAGGGGCCTGAGCCAGCAGGAGATGGCAGTGCCTCTCCTGACAGCGTGGAG gtggGGTTCCAGAAGGGGCCAGGGACACTGCTGAGCCACCTGACCTCCCGCAGCCAGCTGGAGCTGGTGCTCTGTGCCATCGCCatctccctggctctgctgcttggCATCGCTGTTGTCACACTGGCCATTCAGTACCAGAGAG ATCCCTCTCACAGCACGTGCCTGACGGCTGCCTGCGTTCGGGTGGCCAGCAAGATCCTGGAGGCCCTGGATACAGAGACGGACCCATGCCAGGACTTCTACCAGTACTCATGTGGGGGCTGGATCAGGAGGAACCCATTGCCCAATGGGCGTTCCAAGTGGAGCACCTTCAACAGTATCTGGGACCAGAATCAGGCCATCATGAAGCATCTCCTAG AGAACGCCACCTTCAACTCCAGCAGTGAGGCAGAGCGGAAGACACAGCGGTACTACCTGTCCTGCCTCAAGGAACAAAGGATAGAGGAGCTGGGCTCCCAGCCCCTCATGGAACTCATCGACAAG ATTGGGGGATGGAACATCACTGGCTCCTGGAACCAAACCAGCTTCATGGAGGTACTCAAGAGCGTGTCAGGCACGTATCGTGCAACTCCCTTCTTCACAGTGTACGTGGGTGCAGACTCCAAGAGCTCCAATAGCAACATCATCCAG GTGGACCAGTCGGGCCTTTTCCTCCCATCCCGGGATTACTATCTGAACAAGACTGCCAATGAGAGG GTTCTGGCAGCATACCTGGACTACATGGTGGAGCTGGGCACGCTGCTGGGGGGCACCCCAGAGCCCACACGCCTCCAGATGCAGCAG GTGCTGGCCCCTGCCATTGACTGGCTGGATTACCTGTCCTACTCCCTGGCCCCACTGGAGCTGGCAGACACAGAGCCCGTGGTAGTGTATGGGGACACCTACCTCCAGCAGGTCTCTGACCTCATCAATGACACTGACAGGAG CACCTTGAACAACTACCTGATCTGGAACCTGGTGCAGAAGACAGCATCCAGCCTAGACCAGCGCTTTGAGACAGCCCAGGAGAGGCTGCTGGAGACACTCTACGGCACCAGGAAG TCCTGCACACCCCGCTGGCAAACCTGCATCTCCAACACGGATGACACACTGGGCTTTGCCCTGGGCTCCCTCTTCGTCAAAGCCACCTTTGACCGGGACAGCAAAGCCATC gctgAGGAGATGATTAGTGAGATCCGGACAGCTTTTGAAGTGTCTCTGGACCAGCTGGACTGGATGGATGAGAAGACCAGGCAGGCAGCAAAGGAGAAG GCAGATGCCATATATGACATGATTGGTTTCCCCGACTTCATCCTGGACAACAAGGAGCTGGACGATGTCTATGATGGG TATGAGGTCTCTGAAGACTCCTTCTTCCAGAACATGCTCAACTTCTACAACTTCTCTGCCAAAGTGATGGCTGACCAGCTCCGGAAACCCCCCAACCGTGACCA GTGGAGCATGACCCCACAGACCGTCAACGCTTACTACCTGCCCACCAAGAATGGGATCGTCTTCCCAGCTGGTATCCTGCAGGCCCCCTTCTATGCCCACAACCATCCCAA AGCCCTTAATTTTGGTGGCATCGGCGTGGTGATGGGGCATGAACTGACCCATGCATTCGACGACCAAG GACGAGAGTACGACAAGGAGGGAAACCTGCGGCCATGGTGGCAGAACTCGTCCCTGGAGGCTTTCAAGAACCGGACGGCATGTATGACGGAGCAGTACGGCCGCTACACCGTCCACAGCGAGAAGGTCAATGGGCGGCAGACGCTGGGCGAGAACATCGCTGACAACGGCGGGCTCAAGGCAGCCTACAAC GCGTACAAGTCCTGGCTGGAGAAGAACGGAGAGGAGAAGCGcctgccagctctggggctcACTAACCACCAGCTTTTTTTCGTGGGCTTTGCGCAG GTGTGGTGCTCCGTCCGGACGCCCGAGAGCTCCCATGAAGGGCTGGTGACCGACCCCCACAGCCCCGACAAGTATCGTGTCATCGGCACTCTCAGCAACTCCCGGGACTTTGTCGAACATTTCGGCTGCCCCCTGGGCTCCCCCATGAACCCCGGCAAGCACTGTGAGGTGTGGTAG
- the ECE2 gene encoding endothelin-converting enzyme 2 isoform X4, whose product MARMNVALQELGHAQMPNYKRATLQDEEGPEPAGDGSASPDSVEVGFQKGPGTLLSHLTSRSQLELVLCAIAISLALLLGIAVVTLAIQYQRDPSHSTCLTAACVRVASKILEALDTETDPCQDFYQYSCGGWIRRNPLPNGRSKWSTFNSIWDQNQAIMKHLLENATFNSSSEAERKTQRYYLSCLKEQRIEELGSQPLMELIDKIGGWNITGSWNQTSFMEVLKSVSGTYRATPFFTVYVGADSKSSNSNIIQVDQSGLFLPSRDYYLNKTANERVLAAYLDYMVELGTLLGGTPEPTRLQMQQVLDFETQLANITVPQAERRDDEKIYHKMSIAELQVLAPAIDWLDYLSYSLAPLELADTEPVVVYGDTYLQQVSDLINDTDRSTLNNYLIWNLVQKTASSLDQRFETAQERLLETLYGTRKSCTPRWQTCISNTDDTLGFALGSLFVKATFDRDSKAIAEEMISEIRTAFEVSLDQLDWMDEKTRQAAKEKADAIYDMIGFPDFILDNKELDDVYDGYEVSEDSFFQNMLNFYNFSAKVMADQLRKPPNRDQALNFGGIGVVMGHELTHAFDDQGREYDKEGNLRPWWQNSSLEAFKNRTACMTEQYGRYTVHSEKVNGRQTLGENIADNGGLKAAYNAYKSWLEKNGEEKRLPALGLTNHQLFFVGFAQVWCSVRTPESSHEGLVTDPHSPDKYRVIGTLSNSRDFVEHFGCPLGSPMNPGKHCEVW is encoded by the exons ATGGCCAGGATGAACGTGGCCCTCCAGGAGCTCGGACACGCC CAGATGCCCAACTACAAGCGTGCCACCCTGCAGGATGAGGAGGGGCCTGAGCCAGCAGGAGATGGCAGTGCCTCTCCTGACAGCGTGGAG gtggGGTTCCAGAAGGGGCCAGGGACACTGCTGAGCCACCTGACCTCCCGCAGCCAGCTGGAGCTGGTGCTCTGTGCCATCGCCatctccctggctctgctgcttggCATCGCTGTTGTCACACTGGCCATTCAGTACCAGAGAG ATCCCTCTCACAGCACGTGCCTGACGGCTGCCTGCGTTCGGGTGGCCAGCAAGATCCTGGAGGCCCTGGATACAGAGACGGACCCATGCCAGGACTTCTACCAGTACTCATGTGGGGGCTGGATCAGGAGGAACCCATTGCCCAATGGGCGTTCCAAGTGGAGCACCTTCAACAGTATCTGGGACCAGAATCAGGCCATCATGAAGCATCTCCTAG AGAACGCCACCTTCAACTCCAGCAGTGAGGCAGAGCGGAAGACACAGCGGTACTACCTGTCCTGCCTCAAGGAACAAAGGATAGAGGAGCTGGGCTCCCAGCCCCTCATGGAACTCATCGACAAG ATTGGGGGATGGAACATCACTGGCTCCTGGAACCAAACCAGCTTCATGGAGGTACTCAAGAGCGTGTCAGGCACGTATCGTGCAACTCCCTTCTTCACAGTGTACGTGGGTGCAGACTCCAAGAGCTCCAATAGCAACATCATCCAG GTGGACCAGTCGGGCCTTTTCCTCCCATCCCGGGATTACTATCTGAACAAGACTGCCAATGAGAGG GTTCTGGCAGCATACCTGGACTACATGGTGGAGCTGGGCACGCTGCTGGGGGGCACCCCAGAGCCCACACGCCTCCAGATGCAGCAGGTACTGGACTTTGAAACCCAGCTGGCCAACATCACGGTGCCCCAGGCTGAGCGGCGGGATGACGAGAAGATCTACCACAAGATGAGCATTGCCGAGctgcag GTGCTGGCCCCTGCCATTGACTGGCTGGATTACCTGTCCTACTCCCTGGCCCCACTGGAGCTGGCAGACACAGAGCCCGTGGTAGTGTATGGGGACACCTACCTCCAGCAGGTCTCTGACCTCATCAATGACACTGACAGGAG CACCTTGAACAACTACCTGATCTGGAACCTGGTGCAGAAGACAGCATCCAGCCTAGACCAGCGCTTTGAGACAGCCCAGGAGAGGCTGCTGGAGACACTCTACGGCACCAGGAAG TCCTGCACACCCCGCTGGCAAACCTGCATCTCCAACACGGATGACACACTGGGCTTTGCCCTGGGCTCCCTCTTCGTCAAAGCCACCTTTGACCGGGACAGCAAAGCCATC gctgAGGAGATGATTAGTGAGATCCGGACAGCTTTTGAAGTGTCTCTGGACCAGCTGGACTGGATGGATGAGAAGACCAGGCAGGCAGCAAAGGAGAAG GCAGATGCCATATATGACATGATTGGTTTCCCCGACTTCATCCTGGACAACAAGGAGCTGGACGATGTCTATGATGGG TATGAGGTCTCTGAAGACTCCTTCTTCCAGAACATGCTCAACTTCTACAACTTCTCTGCCAAAGTGATGGCTGACCAGCTCCGGAAACCCCCCAACCGTGACCA AGCCCTTAATTTTGGTGGCATCGGCGTGGTGATGGGGCATGAACTGACCCATGCATTCGACGACCAAG GACGAGAGTACGACAAGGAGGGAAACCTGCGGCCATGGTGGCAGAACTCGTCCCTGGAGGCTTTCAAGAACCGGACGGCATGTATGACGGAGCAGTACGGCCGCTACACCGTCCACAGCGAGAAGGTCAATGGGCGGCAGACGCTGGGCGAGAACATCGCTGACAACGGCGGGCTCAAGGCAGCCTACAAC GCGTACAAGTCCTGGCTGGAGAAGAACGGAGAGGAGAAGCGcctgccagctctggggctcACTAACCACCAGCTTTTTTTCGTGGGCTTTGCGCAG GTGTGGTGCTCCGTCCGGACGCCCGAGAGCTCCCATGAAGGGCTGGTGACCGACCCCCACAGCCCCGACAAGTATCGTGTCATCGGCACTCTCAGCAACTCCCGGGACTTTGTCGAACATTTCGGCTGCCCCCTGGGCTCCCCCATGAACCCCGGCAAGCACTGTGAGGTGTGGTAG
- the ECE2 gene encoding endothelin-converting enzyme 2 isoform X1 yields MARMNVALQELGHAQMPNYKRATLQDEEGPEPAGDGSASPDSVEVGFQKGPGTLLSHLTSRSQLELVLCAIAISLALLLGIAVVTLAIQYQRDPSHSTCLTAACVRVASKILEALDTETDPCQDFYQYSCGGWIRRNPLPNGRSKWSTFNSIWDQNQAIMKHLLENATFNSSSEAERKTQRYYLSCLKEQRIEELGSQPLMELIDKIGGWNITGSWNQTSFMEVLKSVSGTYRATPFFTVYVGADSKSSNSNIIQVDQSGLFLPSRDYYLNKTANERVLAAYLDYMVELGTLLGGTPEPTRLQMQQVLDFETQLANITVPQAERRDDEKIYHKMSIAELQVLAPAIDWLDYLSYSLAPLELADTEPVVVYGDTYLQQVSDLINDTDRSTLNNYLIWNLVQKTASSLDQRFETAQERLLETLYGTRKSCTPRWQTCISNTDDTLGFALGSLFVKATFDRDSKAIAEEMISEIRTAFEVSLDQLDWMDEKTRQAAKEKADAIYDMIGFPDFILDNKELDDVYDGYEVSEDSFFQNMLNFYNFSAKVMADQLRKPPNRDQWSMTPQTVNAYYLPTKNGIVFPAGILQAPFYAHNHPKALNFGGIGVVMGHELTHAFDDQGREYDKEGNLRPWWQNSSLEAFKNRTACMTEQYGRYTVHSEKVNGRQTLGENIADNGGLKAAYNAYKSWLEKNGEEKRLPALGLTNHQLFFVGFAQVWCSVRTPESSHEGLVTDPHSPDKYRVIGTLSNSRDFVEHFGCPLGSPMNPGKHCEVW; encoded by the exons ATGGCCAGGATGAACGTGGCCCTCCAGGAGCTCGGACACGCC CAGATGCCCAACTACAAGCGTGCCACCCTGCAGGATGAGGAGGGGCCTGAGCCAGCAGGAGATGGCAGTGCCTCTCCTGACAGCGTGGAG gtggGGTTCCAGAAGGGGCCAGGGACACTGCTGAGCCACCTGACCTCCCGCAGCCAGCTGGAGCTGGTGCTCTGTGCCATCGCCatctccctggctctgctgcttggCATCGCTGTTGTCACACTGGCCATTCAGTACCAGAGAG ATCCCTCTCACAGCACGTGCCTGACGGCTGCCTGCGTTCGGGTGGCCAGCAAGATCCTGGAGGCCCTGGATACAGAGACGGACCCATGCCAGGACTTCTACCAGTACTCATGTGGGGGCTGGATCAGGAGGAACCCATTGCCCAATGGGCGTTCCAAGTGGAGCACCTTCAACAGTATCTGGGACCAGAATCAGGCCATCATGAAGCATCTCCTAG AGAACGCCACCTTCAACTCCAGCAGTGAGGCAGAGCGGAAGACACAGCGGTACTACCTGTCCTGCCTCAAGGAACAAAGGATAGAGGAGCTGGGCTCCCAGCCCCTCATGGAACTCATCGACAAG ATTGGGGGATGGAACATCACTGGCTCCTGGAACCAAACCAGCTTCATGGAGGTACTCAAGAGCGTGTCAGGCACGTATCGTGCAACTCCCTTCTTCACAGTGTACGTGGGTGCAGACTCCAAGAGCTCCAATAGCAACATCATCCAG GTGGACCAGTCGGGCCTTTTCCTCCCATCCCGGGATTACTATCTGAACAAGACTGCCAATGAGAGG GTTCTGGCAGCATACCTGGACTACATGGTGGAGCTGGGCACGCTGCTGGGGGGCACCCCAGAGCCCACACGCCTCCAGATGCAGCAGGTACTGGACTTTGAAACCCAGCTGGCCAACATCACGGTGCCCCAGGCTGAGCGGCGGGATGACGAGAAGATCTACCACAAGATGAGCATTGCCGAGctgcag GTGCTGGCCCCTGCCATTGACTGGCTGGATTACCTGTCCTACTCCCTGGCCCCACTGGAGCTGGCAGACACAGAGCCCGTGGTAGTGTATGGGGACACCTACCTCCAGCAGGTCTCTGACCTCATCAATGACACTGACAGGAG CACCTTGAACAACTACCTGATCTGGAACCTGGTGCAGAAGACAGCATCCAGCCTAGACCAGCGCTTTGAGACAGCCCAGGAGAGGCTGCTGGAGACACTCTACGGCACCAGGAAG TCCTGCACACCCCGCTGGCAAACCTGCATCTCCAACACGGATGACACACTGGGCTTTGCCCTGGGCTCCCTCTTCGTCAAAGCCACCTTTGACCGGGACAGCAAAGCCATC gctgAGGAGATGATTAGTGAGATCCGGACAGCTTTTGAAGTGTCTCTGGACCAGCTGGACTGGATGGATGAGAAGACCAGGCAGGCAGCAAAGGAGAAG GCAGATGCCATATATGACATGATTGGTTTCCCCGACTTCATCCTGGACAACAAGGAGCTGGACGATGTCTATGATGGG TATGAGGTCTCTGAAGACTCCTTCTTCCAGAACATGCTCAACTTCTACAACTTCTCTGCCAAAGTGATGGCTGACCAGCTCCGGAAACCCCCCAACCGTGACCA GTGGAGCATGACCCCACAGACCGTCAACGCTTACTACCTGCCCACCAAGAATGGGATCGTCTTCCCAGCTGGTATCCTGCAGGCCCCCTTCTATGCCCACAACCATCCCAA AGCCCTTAATTTTGGTGGCATCGGCGTGGTGATGGGGCATGAACTGACCCATGCATTCGACGACCAAG GACGAGAGTACGACAAGGAGGGAAACCTGCGGCCATGGTGGCAGAACTCGTCCCTGGAGGCTTTCAAGAACCGGACGGCATGTATGACGGAGCAGTACGGCCGCTACACCGTCCACAGCGAGAAGGTCAATGGGCGGCAGACGCTGGGCGAGAACATCGCTGACAACGGCGGGCTCAAGGCAGCCTACAAC GCGTACAAGTCCTGGCTGGAGAAGAACGGAGAGGAGAAGCGcctgccagctctggggctcACTAACCACCAGCTTTTTTTCGTGGGCTTTGCGCAG GTGTGGTGCTCCGTCCGGACGCCCGAGAGCTCCCATGAAGGGCTGGTGACCGACCCCCACAGCCCCGACAAGTATCGTGTCATCGGCACTCTCAGCAACTCCCGGGACTTTGTCGAACATTTCGGCTGCCCCCTGGGCTCCCCCATGAACCCCGGCAAGCACTGTGAGGTGTGGTAG